The Archocentrus centrarchus isolate MPI-CPG fArcCen1 chromosome 18 unlocalized genomic scaffold, fArcCen1 scaffold_23_ctg1, whole genome shotgun sequence genome contains a region encoding:
- the LOC115775024 gene encoding LOW QUALITY PROTEIN: alpha-protein kinase 1-like (The sequence of the model RefSeq protein was modified relative to this genomic sequence to represent the inferred CDS: substituted 1 base at 1 genomic stop codon): protein MDSQEVGGLLDECFRAAQQSPRPTEAQRLNYCSCRDSLCAELASLLQEAVDMKWPFVPEKWQYKQSVSATDKTNLSDLISKHLSQLLAVLKASIGAQEARTALAVVFLVDRYLYWTDQSNRLLKIAKLLHRRYPDTPIAPQLVIRQARVYFNSGKLQKAEYILSSLINNSGTTGCWIYHSKSDRALVQAVSVQVRGMILQKLGLWLEAAELIWASLVGYYSLPQPDKKGTRLNSLPAACILVIFLYKGKVAEHLRYFAVKPPSCSNYTALWRNFCFKSVKFWLDTQCLAVNTTQGACLLSYSFSMECPASQRQSFLQQAQEAFAIGLLTKAEGDMVTSKQDLHTFIKAAYSLAVTHKWLGTPLGVVAQAVQACQNGLANFYSYCHANTQEKDSLCTEIVHLVAQVKLLLRVEPFLNSDKGSFIPDSYRNVNNASVNFTLTGFSKIMKRFQKYHVSLCETTNTHCRQTNDEIDGVRLCITALGTTIGTLNTDCTTEACKGLKDVPKEEEPRSSATGHKERVRNQSCPTTEVDDDRSDHTLQSPEKNKKQNLQGCNFGISSHTDSKSAVPLSPSSNISSDSEKFGVIQAGIETLATEEDWMADVLGEAQKVALAEGAVQSLSELFITSSNSLGNSFGSQSSWEKLSADLNSSTYRKQQPSSISKAGTCXNSKSPDSDGSFFILETLDSETSDSPSGHMSKNQNVRALSSPQPFKSINVYQNMVTEVDSVQPATDNTFAIPNNPSQAIPEQCPVTETSTTSSFEMLEVNQCEHQQNTVQNVPQKKNSMCYSCQDQNAVADAVPVKQFLLSQQDYQAFLAGVCHGCLLKRLYSDKIKFKLKNLRSAHSALHLKFSKATGLWTATETCVYIGEPMGMEGAQRTTIWVQFLHQEERLSHYVGKDYKNPKEIQFHLKDVERQMTAQYYVTEFNKSLYDKDVLAQIFFIPSQALLILNGDEIVGCVTVEPYMLGEFVKLTNNTRKKDERFQATEYGLAFGHFTYLFSGGQEVVVDLQGWVTANGKGLTYLTDPQIHSIKTPKGPSNFADRGLRYFVEEQHGPECNGICQLLRRPPLAMNSKVSPQT from the exons ACTCGCTGTGTGCTGAATTAGCCTCCCTGCTTCAGGAAGCCGTGGACATGAAATGGCCTTTTGTCCCTGAGAAGTGGCAGTATAAGCAGTCTGTCAGTGCCACTGACAAAACCAACCTGAGTGACCTTATCAGCAAACACCTGTCTCAACTACTG GCTGTCCTGAAGGCCTCCATCGGGGCTCAGGAGGCACGCACTGCACTGGCAGTTGTCTTTTTAGTGGACCGTTACCTCTACTGGACTGATCAGTCAAACCGCCTTCTAAAGATTGCCAAGCTGCTCCACAGACGCTACCCTGACACCCCCATAGCCCCCCAGCTGGTCATACGGCAGGCCAGGGTCTATTTTAACTCTG GAAAACTGCAGAAGGCAGAGTACATCCTGAGCAGCCTGATTAACAACAGTGGGACCACAG GTTGTTGGATATACCACTCTAAAAGCGACCGTGCTCTTGTCCAGGCTGTTAGTGTTCAGGTTCGTGGAATGATTTTGCAAAAGCTGG GCCTGTGGTTGGAGGCTGCAGAGCTCATCTGGGCTTCTTTGGTTGGATACTATTCACTTCCTCAACCTGACAAAAAG gggactCGACTCAACTCATTGCCAGCTGCTTGCATCCTGGTTATATTCCTGTACAAAGGCAAGGTTGCAGAGCACCTACGTTATTTTGCAGTTAAAccaccatcctgcagcaactacaccgctttgtggaggaatttctgtttcaaatctgtgaAGTTCTGGCTGGACACTCAATGTTTAGCAGTTAAT acAACACAAGGTGCCTGCTTGTTATCCTACAGTTTCTCAATGGAGTGTCCAGCCTCTCAAAGGCAGTCATTCCTCCAGCAGGCTCAAGAAGCATTTGCAATCGGCCTTCTCACCAAAGCAGAGGGTGATATGGTAACCAGCAAGCAGGATCTTCATACCTTCATCAAAGCTGCCTATTCCCTCGCTGTCACTCACAAGTGGCTTGGAACTCCTTTGGGGGTTGTGGCACAGGCAGTTCAAGCTTGTCAAAATGGTTTAGCTAATTTTTACAGCTACTGCCATGCTAATACCCAAGAGAAAGACAGCCTCTGCACTGAGATCGTGCATCTGGTCGCCCAAGTCAAGCTGCTGCTGCGAGTGGAGCCTTTCCTGAATTCAGACAAGGGGTCTTTTATCCCTGATAGCTACAGAAATGTCAACAATGCTTCTGTAAATTTTACTCTGACAGGCTTCTCTAAGATAATGAAGAGATTTCAAAAGTATCATGTGTCACTGTGCGAGACCACCAACACACACTGTAGGCAAACTAACGATGAGATAGATGGAGTAAGGCTCTGCATAACAGCGCTGGGGACAACCATTGGTACACTCAACACAGATTGTACCACTGAGGCCTGCAAAGGGTTAAAAGATGTACCCAAAGAAGAAGAGCCCAGAAGCAGTGCTACTGGACataaagagagagtgagaaatcAGAGCTGTCCAACCACAGAAGTTGATGATGACAGGTCAGACCACACGTTACAATCTCCTGAGAAAAACAAGAAGCAAAACTTACAAGGTTGTAACTTTGGTATCAGTTCCCATACAGATTCAAAGTCTGCAgtacctctctctccctcctccaaCATAAGTAGTGATTCAGAAAAGTTTGGGGTGATACAAGCTGGCATAGAGACACTGGCCACTGAAGAGGACTGGATGGCTGATGTTCTTGGTGAGGCACAGAAGGTAGCATTAGCTGAAGGAGCAGTGCAGTCCTTATCCGAGCTATTTATAACATCCTCTAACTCTCTTGGGAACAGTTTTGGTTCCCAGTCATCATGGGAGAAACTTTCAGCTGATCTGAACTCTTCCACATATAGAAAACAACAGCCAAGTAGTATTTCCAAAGCAGGAACTTGCTAAAACAGCAAGTCACCAGATTCAGATGGGAGCTTTTTCATTTTGGAAACACTCGATTCTGAAACCAGCGATTCTCCTTCTGGTCACATGtccaaaaaccaaaatgtaCGTGCTTTGTCCAGTCCACAACCTTTCAAGAGCATTAATGTTTACCAAAACATGGTAACTGAAGTTGACTCTGTACAGCCTGCAACCGACAACACTTTTGCAATCCCAAATAATCCATCACAGGCTATCCCAGAACAGTGTCCTGTCACTGAAACTTCCACAACGAGTTCATTTGAGATGCTGGAGGTGAATCAATGTGAGCACCAACAAAATACAGTGCAGAATGTGCCTCAGAAGAAGAACTCCATGTGCTACAGCTGCCAAGACCAGAACGCTGTAGCTGATGCAGTCCCAGTGAAGCAGTTTTTGTTGTCACAGCAGGATTACCAAGCCTTTCTGGCTGGAGTTTGCCATGGATGTCTGCTGAAGAGGTTGTACAGTGATAAAATCAAATTCAAACTCAAGAACCTCAGAAGTGCCCACA GTGCTCTTCATTTAAAGTTCTCCAAGGCCACTGGACTGTGGACAGCCACGGAAACATGCGTTTACATTGGAGAGCCGATGGGGATGGAGGGCGCGCAGAGGACAACAATATGGGTGCAATTTTTACACCAGGAGGAGCGGCTAAGCCA TTATGTGGGGAAAGATTACAAGAACCCAAAGGAGATCCAGTTTCACCTGAAAGATGTGGAGAGACAGATGACAGCCCAGTACTATGTGACCGAGTTCAACAAGAGTCTCTACGACAAAGATGTTTTGGCTCAGATCTTCTTTATTCCCTCACAAGCCCTGTTG ATTTTGAATGGAGATGAGATTGTGGGCTGTGTAACTGTAGAGCCCTACATGCTTGGAGAGTTTGTCAAATTGACCAACAACACTAGAAAGAAAGATGAGAGATTCCAGGCTACAGAATATGGCCTTGCATTTGGACACTTCACCTACTTGTTCTCTGGTGGTCAGGAAGTCGTCGTAGACTTACAAG GATGGGTGACAGCCAACGGCAAAGGACTGACCTACCTGACTGATCCACAGATTCATTCCATCAAGACCCCTAAAGGTCCCTCTAACTTTGCTGACAGGGGGCTCAGGTACTTTGTGGAAGAGCAACATGGACCAGAGTGCAATGGGATTTGCCAACTGCTCAGACGGCCTCCACTGGCCATGAACTCAAAAGTTTCTCCTCAAACTTAA
- the LOC115775080 gene encoding ependymin-like — MRLSVVLACLLAACMAEKPRPCTSPPLLTGDLTVSTQNEKLWVFAKFLYDAMGQRVRLMEMGNYQNKSFTYDALLLFREGAMYEINEKARTCKKSPLKAAFHPMEIPKNASLLGQAVVGSSSRPGEGLLVNTWTGDLPGNTGKYITTFTEFGCIPVSTAYQTKDFGWMLTSFFNNVIGIPDPNRLNPPDYCPTEMSGEQPGDFASLFFNLH; from the exons ATGAGACTCTCGGTGGTGTTAGCGTGCCTGCTGGCAGCCTGCATGGCAGAGAAGCCCCGCCCATGCA CGAGCCCTCCTCTTCTGACTGGAGACCTCACTGTG TCCACACAGAATGAAAAGCTGTGGGTTTTTGCCAAATTCCTGTATGATGCAATGGGGCAAAGGGTGCGGCTCATGGAGATGGGAAACTATCAGAATAAATCCTTCACCTATGACGCCCTGCTGCTCTTCAGAGAG GGTGCCATGTATGAGATCAATGAAAAAGCTCGTACATGCAAGAAAAGCCCTCTGAAGGCAGCCTTCCATCCTATGGAAATCCCAAAAAATGCTTCTCTGCTGGGCCAGGCTGTTGTAGGCAGCTCATCTAGACCCGGTGAAGGACTCCTGGTCAACACCTGGACTGGAGATCTGCCTGGGAATACAG GAAAGTACATCACCACCTTCACTGAATTTGGATGCATCCCAGTCAGCACCGCATACCAGACTAAAGACTTTGGATGGATGCTGACAAG CTTCTTCAACAACGTCATTGGGATTCCTGACCCCAATCGACTCAACCCCCCCGACTACTGCCCAACAGAGATGAGCGGAGAGCAGCCAGGAGATTTTGCCAGCTTGTTCTTTAACCTGCACTGA
- the LOC115775078 gene encoding ependymin-like has protein sequence MRVLILLVCLSVGCLAQIPRHCRYPPLMSGSLSVSTANQKLLAFSKYIYDGLGERIRFRQFGLYDNKTYQLDVLLLYRKGVMYQINSRNQTCTKKRLSTDFHPLAVPRNATLLGQVVLGSSSGPGQGILVNSWYGELQMKNRSAKYFTTVTEFGCIPVTTLYHTNTGEWVVNSFFNNVIGIVDPQKLNPPFFCLNAKLEENDGEEPATFLSLFKS, from the exons ATGAGGGTCCTCATCCTGCTTGTGTGCCTGTCAGTGGGCTGCCTCGCTCAGATACCGCGACACTGCA GATACCCACCACTGATGAGTGGAAGCCTTTCTGTg TCCACTGCAAATCAGAAGCTGCTGGCATTCTCCAAGTACATTTATGACGGACTGGGAGAGCGTATCCGCTTCAGACAGTTTGGACTTTATGACAATAAGACCTACCAGCTTGATGTGCTTCTACTCTACAGAAAA GGTGTTATGTATCAGATAAACAGCAGGAACCAGACATGCACCAAGAAGCGTCTGAGCACTGACTTCCACCCACTGGCAGTTCCAAGAAATGCCACCCTGCTGGGCCAGGTCGTGTTAGGCAGCTCCTCTGGTCCTGGACAGGGAATCCTGGTAAACAGCTGGTATGGGGAGCTGCAGATGAAGAACAGATCAG CCAAATACTTCACCACTGTCACTGAGTTTGGATGCATTCCTGTCACCACTCTGTACCACACCAACACCGGTGAATGGGTGGTCAACAg cTTCTTCAACAATGTCATTGGAATAGTCGATCCCCAAAAACTCAACCCGCCATTTTTCTGCTTGAATGCCAAGCTGGAGGAAAACGATGGAGAGGAGCCTGCAACATTCCTCAGTTTGTTTAAAAGCTGA
- the cskmt gene encoding citrate synthase-lysine N-methyltransferase CSKMT, mitochondrial, translated as MSAFLKSLGLSGRRVLGAYLRYHSSLTAELIENMDKKATWDRFYAETSSRTPTFKNFEWFFGFESVRDVIMPLLQTMSRPDAALRVVDMGCGTSALGPSIYRHSPVSVHVTCADISPIAVKLMQEHIQAKAIQPHSLSSQIEFIELDCTQLDKHFSASTVDLIVDKGTTDALLRSREGKEKASLALKQCLRVLRNSGSLLQFSDEDPDSRLLWLETAAQDLGLMTADVGVQEVGELRGVQYYCYQVTPHLVL; from the exons ATGTCAGCGTTTTTAAAGTCGTTGGGCCTGTCAGGAAGAAGAGTTTTGGGCGCTTATTTACGCTATCATTCTTCTCTAACTG CTGAATTGATTGAAAACATGGATAAGAAAGCAACCTGGGACCGCTTCTACGCCGAGACCAGCAGCAGGACACCCACCTTCAAAAACTTTGAGTGGTTTTTCGGTTTTGAATCTGTCCGAGATGTCATTATGCCCCTCTTGCAAACCATGTCCCGCCCAGATGCTGCACTCCGCGTCGTGGATATGGGCTGTGGAACATCAGCCTTAGGACCCTCTATTTACAGACACTCTCCTGTCTCTGTCCATGTCACTTGTGCTGACATTTCCCCCATTGCTGTGAAACTAATGCAGGAACACATTCAAGCTAAAGCCATTCAACCTCACAGTCTTTCTTCTCAAATTGAGTTTATAGAGCTGGACTGCACACAACTTGATAAACACTTTAGTGCTAGCACTGTGGACCTTATAGTTGATAAGGGTACTACTGATGCCTTGTTGAGGTCCAGGGAAGGGAAAGAGAAGGCTAGCCTGGCCTTAAAGCAGTGTTTAAGGGTGTTGCGGAATTCAGGGTCTTTGCTCCAGTTTTCTGATGAGGACCCTGATTCCAGGCTTCTTTGGCTGGAGACAGCTGCACAGGATCTGGGACTGATGACCGCGGATGTTGGGGTGCAGGAGGTTGGGGAGTTAAGGGGTGTCCAGTACTACTGCTACCAGGTGACACCTCACCTTGTTCTATAG